Proteins from a genomic interval of Musa acuminata AAA Group cultivar baxijiao chromosome BXJ1-9, Cavendish_Baxijiao_AAA, whole genome shotgun sequence:
- the LOC135594250 gene encoding uncharacterized protein LOC135594250, with protein MKIVPTKIRKLWSAEEIRILVLLSLGLQIVLICVSLFRKRCQNRLLSFILWTSYLGADYVAALALGNLLNDQTEASEQNINGDLTAFWAPFLLLHLGGPDTITSYSLEDNELWLRHFLGLVLEVSVAILVFLESLPSPHLWKVAIVVFTAGILKYAERTLALWSASMDRLRESMISDPDPGPNYVKFMQEYHSRVTAGLNANIETEKEPRPPLPKDKPEKRTDKEIIFGAYRFFPTVKRLTVDLMLSFQDRIESQTFFLTLEATRAFFMVDVELSLLHDILHTKAVRVHTLRGRLVRALSLSLVVLAFVLFHRSGRHNFSEADVIITYILLLVALVLEAIAAVLLVFSDWTIVALQDSGKLERPFIARLKKIIRFLKLDLAIVKFRGGTRWSNSMRQCNLLRICLGDYKQTTFTRILHFLGLKELWDSNRPVENTIVGDDQKTLIFEELKKKTYGAEGDSTEYKRLRACKGEWVLREKGYTDFDWSMNKEFDESVLLWHIATSICYQMRENGANADKTTIDPHKKVNFRRVKNDTVESNKDLEANQSSSEKGKEAKCDHRKISKQISDYLMYLLVFQPSLLPAGIGKIRFQDTCAEAKRFFTDNAREIESEDQCREASWLKVTKKLVNPKKKDLPRLENAACEKLLEVAKSDPELKPVEVKGDRSKSVLFDACKLAKDLNELETSRRWIVISAVWVEMLCYAASNCNSYSHAKQLSQGGELLTHVWLLMAHMGIGEQYRIEAGHARAKLLVDI; from the coding sequence ATGAAGATCGTCCCCACGAAGATCAGGAAACTATGGAGTGCGGAAGAAATCCGCATCCTGGTCCTCCTCAGCCTCGGCTTGCAGATCGTCCTCATCTGCGTCTCCCTCTTCCGGAAGCGGTGCCAGAACAGGCTGTTGAGCTTCATCCTCTGGACTTCCTACCTGGGCGCCGACTACGTCGCCGCCTTGGCGCTCGGCAACCTCCTCAACGACCAGACCGAGGCGAGCGAACAGAACATCAACGGCGACCTCACCGCCTTCTGGgctcccttcctcctcctccacctcggcgGCCCCGACACTATCACCTCCTACTCCCTGGAGGACAACGAGCTGTGGCTGCGCCACTTTCTGGGGCTGGTGCTCGAGGTCTCCGTGGCCATCCTGGTGTTCCTCGAGTCGCTGCCGAGCCCCCACTTGTGGAAAGTCGCCATCGTGGTGTTCACCGCCGGAATCCTCAAGTACGCGGAGCGGACGCTGGCGCTTTGGTCGGCCAGTATGGACCGGCTGAGGGAATCCATGATCAGCGACCCGGATCCCGGGCCTAACTACGTCAAGTTCATGCAGGAGTATCACTCTCGTGTTACTGCGGggctgaacgcaaacatcgagACAGAGAAAGAGCCACGGCCCCCCCTTCCCAAAGATAAACCCGAAAAAAGAACCGACAAGGAGATCATATTCGGTGCCTATCGCTTCTTCCCGACCGTCAAGCGGCTCACTGTGGACCTCATGCTCAGTTTCCAGGATCGGATCGAGAGCCAAACCTTCTTTCTGACGCTCGAAGCCACCCGGGCTTTCTTCATGGTCGACGTGGAGCTCTCTTTACTGCACGACATCCTCCACACCAAAGCCGTCCGTGTCCATACCCTACGAGGTCGCCTGGTGCGAGCCTTGTCGCTCTCCTTGGTAGTCCTCGCCTTCGTGCTCTTCCACCGTAGCGGGAGGCATAATTTTAGCGAAGCCGACGTCATCATAACTTACATCCTTCTTCTTGTCGCTCTTGTGCTCGAGGCCATCGCCGCTGTCCTGCTCGTATTCTCGGACTGGACCATCGTCGCGCTGCAGGACAGCGGCAAGCTGGAGAGGCCCTTCATCGCTCGCCTGAAAAAAATCATCAGGTTTTTAAAATTGGATCTTGCAATCGTCAAATTTCGTGGTGGCACAAGGTGGTCGAATTCCATGAGGCAGTGCAACCTACTACGCATCTGCCTCGGAGATTACAAGCAAACCACGTTCACAAGAATACTGCATTTCCTCGGATTGAAAGAACTGTGGGATAGCAATCGGCCCGTAGAAAATACCATCGTAGGGGATGATCAGAAGACGCTCATCTTCGAGGAACTGAAGAAGAAAACATACGGCGCCGAGGGAGACTCCACCGAGTACAAGCGATTGCGAGCCTGCAAAGGCGAATGGGTGCTTCGGGAAAAGGGCTACACGGACTTCGACTGGAGCATGAATAAGGAATTCGACGAAAGCGTCCTGTTGTGGCACATCGCAACGTCTATTTGCTACCAGATGAGGGAGAACGGTGCCAACGCCGATAAGACAACCATTGATCCGCATAAGAAAGTGAATTTCCGTCGCGTTAAGAATGATACAGTGGAAAGTAACAAAGATTTGGAAGCGAATCAATCTTCTTCCGAAAAAGGCAAGGAAGCGAAATGTGATCATCGTAAGATAAGTAAGCAAATATCCGATTACTTGATGTATCTTTTGGTTTTTCAACCATCCCTGCTGCCTGCCGGGATTGGGAAGATCAGGTTCCAAGACACCTGTGCCGAGGCCAAAAGGTTTTTCACAGACAATGCCAGAGAAATTGAATCGGAGGACCAGTGCAGAGAAGCTTCATGGCTCAAGGTGACCAAAAAACTTGTCAACCCAAAAAAGAAGGATCTGCCTCGGTTGGAAAATGCAGCTTGCGAGAAGCTGCTGGAAGTCGCCAAGTCGGATCCTGAACTCAAACCCGTAGAGGTGAAAGGGGACAGGAGCAAGTCGGTGCTGTTCGATGCATGCAAGCTCGCAAAGGACTTAAACGAGTTGGAGACGAGCAGGAGGTGGATCGTCATCAGTGCCGTGTGGGTGGAGATGTTGTGCTATGCGGCCAGCAACTGCAACTCGTATTCTCACGCCAAGCAGCTGAGCCAGGGCGGAGAGCTCCT